The Bosea sp. AS-1 region CTAACCGTCGCGTTTGTTTTGGCAAACCGAGCGTCAATGTCTTTGGAAGAATCCAAAAGAGCCTTGAACACGCGGCCTGCAACAAGTTCTCCATCCTCGCCAAGCTTTTTCAGCTCACCGATGGTGACGCCAAACTCTTTCGCGATAGCAGCCGCAATAGTGGGCGCATTCTCGCGAAGTGAGCGAAGTTCATCGCCCTGCAGAACACCAGAGCCCAGCGCCTGATTCAGCTGCAAGATTGCCGACGCCGCCTCTGACGACGACGCGCCACCGGCAACAAGAGCCTTATTTACGGTCTCAACGACGCGCAAAACCTGTGCTTGGCTAGCACCTAGCTCTTCCGAGGAGCGCGTTAGTCCAGCGTACAGACTGGCCGTAGCGCCGAGATCGGAGCGGGACGACAGAGCAATATCCGTAACCCGACTCTGCGCGCCCGCGATGTCTGTAATCTTATCGCTGGACGCGGCAATCTTGTTCGCCATGTCCGTCCAAGCGTCCGCATACTCGCGGATCTTGTTAACCGACAGAACCGATGCAACCGAAGCGGCTGCTGCCGCAGCAGCCGGCCCCAGTTTACCAAGAGCAGCAGAAACACTGCTCTCCATATTGTCGGCGCGCTTGACAATAGCGTTGAAATTCTTTTCAGTTACGCTATTGAGTTTGCGCATCTGATTTTCGTACTGCTTACTCTGGACTTCCAGCAGCAGCGAAAGGCGCTCAAGCTCTGTGGCCAAATCAATCTCGGGCGGTTAAAATGTCAAAAACAGTCATGACCGAGACTCGCAAGCGCGGAGTGTTCGGAAAATTGTTCAAGGGCCTATTTGTGGCCTTCAATGTTGTGATGCTCGTAGGAGTCGGATTTTATTGGTGGGCAATGCTCAACCACATATCCGAAACACCCGAAATCGCTGGTCAGGCGGGCGCCTTTATTGGAACATCCGCCGTCACAACGATTATTCTTGTGTTTTGGCTTCTAGGCGCCGGCATTCTTGGAGCACTCACCGCGGCAACCCGCGGCAAGCGCATCCTTGTCGAGGCTAATTCCTAATCGATAGGAATCGCTAACAGTGCGTCAATGTTCTGCTCGTCTACCGCGCTAAGACCGTCGTCCTTATCACCGGTTTTCGACCTGACATAGCCGTCAACAGTTTCGTTGAACTGCCACCATGACATGGCTCGCATATCCCCAATCGGAATGCGCGCCGCGCCCGCAGCGGCGTAAAAATCGCCGAAGACAAGGCGACCATTCGGAAGGGTCAGACCTCCGTCTCGGCCTCCGGCGCGGACTCTTTTCCCGGCACCTCCTCCGGGGCGCCAATCAGCGCGGACTGAACAACGACGCGCGCGATAAGGGCGTTTTTAAGCCAGTCGGGGCGGTCATCGACATAGCGCCGAACTAGCTTAAGAGCGTCGGCAGCAGGCATTCCGCCGCCGACCAGGCCGAGACGTAGGGTCTCGCGGACATCCGTCGTGCGCCATTCATTGGACGCCAGCCGTTGCATGACGACAAATGGCCCGCAGTCAGTCTTTTCCTGCAGCTCTTCCAACTCGCCTAGTGCGAGCCTGAAGGTGTAGGTACCGTCGCCGAAGTCCTGGCTGATCGATCCGTTACGGTTTTCGCCGGACATTAGGTAGCCGCGGTATAGGTCACCGCGCCGTCGCTCTGCATAGTGACGTTCACAGTCACGCGCTCGCCACGGGTTCCCGAAGTCTCGAAGGTTTCAAGTGCGAAGGCGCCCTCCCAAGTTCCGACTTTAGAGCCAGACCGCCAGAGTTCGACGCGGGCATTGAAAGATTCGGTTGTCTCGAGCTTTCCAATCCAGATAGGAAGAGCGGTAGTTTCAAGAACGCCCTGACCGCTGATAGTTGCTGACTGGCTCGTTACATCGCGCTCCATCCAGGCGGGCGCGTCTTCGTCCGCGCAGTCGGGTGTCAGAGTCTCTGCAAGCTCGCGGTTAATCGAAAAACTTCTTTCGGTGAAACCACATGGGCTCGAAAAAACTTCTGGAGACGCACCGTCTCCAATCAGGACTCGATATCCGCTCCAGCGGAAGGTCTGGGCCTGTGCCACTAAATATAATCCTCGATTTTAAGCCGCGAGACCATGCTCTGCGGGGAAATTCAAAGGGCTATTACCGAGCCCCCACGCGGTTATTACTGCCGAGTCATAGGCGCGGGCCGCGTCTTCGGCACTGACAAAGCACCCAAGATGGCCACGCTTGCCGTCGGGACGCGGCCCCAATACAACCCATTTTTTGTTTGACTTTTTGAACTGAACCCCGCGGTATCCTGATGTATTGTGCGGGTTCATTGGCTTATTCCGAGCCTTAAATTTAAGTGTTTCTTTGGTTTCCTCGGAATGCCTGTGCCCTAATGGGTTCTTGTTTCCAATCTTTCCGGCAGACAATTTTGCTATCGTCTCTGGTGAGTGTTTCTTGCCCCACATTGACGCCCTATCACCGCAATATTGAGCTAGCTTTATGCGAGCCTCCAAGGACATGATTTTGCCCTTATTTCCATCGCTGATTTTGCGCTTTGTCTCTTCGGACAATACGCGCCCCGAAACACCCTCTCCGCCGTCGGTCAGATTGGCGAGTTCGCCGGCTCCGAGGTTCTTTCGCCCGTGAGCCTGAATAAGCATCACCTCTAAGTCGAGTGCGTGCTTTTCGTCTAGGCCATCGCAAACAATCTCAACCGTGTATCCGTGCTTGGCGCAGCCTTTCCAGATTCTATTCTGGTATCGGCTCCAGTGCTCGTCCCACGCCCTATTCCCAGAGCCCTTTCCGATGTAGAAAATCGCCCCAGTATCATTTCGGCGATGCTGGTAGACGTAAAATTGGCGAACGTTATCGTTCGCCGCGGCAGGCGCCGTCGTCGTCATGCAAGTATCCCTCTCGCAAATCCAAAGAAACACTCGGCAGGCGGTTGGATGGCCGCTCTTCGGGAGCTACCCTAGCCGAGTGATTAGGTCGCGCTGTCAGTCAGCGCTTGAAAGTTGACAACGGCGCGCGTGGTTACGTTGTCCGTCTCGATGAAGTATTGAGTGCCGCGGTAGGAGATTTCAGTATTGTCCCAGCCTGCGGTTGCTGGCGCCAGACGATGCAACGCAGCCTTAACCGCGCCGGCTGTTTGTGCGGCTTGCGGCCTACCGACCGCAGTAGAGAAACACTGGACGTCAAAGAAGACCTCTGATGCATCAGAGCAATCCGTGCCGTCTTCGATTTCCTGCCAACCGCTTATGCAAATATACGGCGGAACGGTATTCGGCGGAACCCGGTCGAAAACCTTGGCGCCGACGAGCGCCGCCAGCGGCGCGTACGCCTTCAGCGCCGCCACCACAGCCGCCTGGAGCGGCAGCGTTGCTTCTGACATCAGAGTTGCTTGATTGCCTTAGTGACGGCGCGGCTAATGCGTGAGCGGGCGCGCCTGCGCAGTTTGCGATAGGTCGGATAGAAGAACGGCTGTGCTGTCGTGCCAGGGTGCTCGGTGCCGGCGAAAA contains the following coding sequences:
- a CDS encoding gene transfer agent family protein, yielding MSGENRNGSISQDFGDGTYTFRLALGELEELQEKTDCGPFVVMQRLASNEWRTTDVRETLRLGLVGGGMPAADALKLVRRYVDDRPDWLKNALIARVVVQSALIGAPEEVPGKESAPEAETEV
- a CDS encoding DUF3168 domain-containing protein: MSEATLPLQAAVVAALKAYAPLAALVGAKVFDRVPPNTVPPYICISGWQEIEDGTDCSDASEVFFDVQCFSTAVGRPQAAQTAGAVKAALHRLAPATAGWDNTEISYRGTQYFIETDNVTTRAVVNFQALTDSAT
- a CDS encoding phage tail tube protein; the protein is MAQAQTFRWSGYRVLIGDGASPEVFSSPCGFTERSFSINRELAETLTPDCADEDAPAWMERDVTSQSATISGQGVLETTALPIWIGKLETTESFNARVELWRSGSKVGTWEGAFALETFETSGTRGERVTVNVTMQSDGAVTYTAAT
- a CDS encoding NUMOD3 domain-containing DNA-binding protein — encoded protein: MTTTAPAAANDNVRQFYVYQHRRNDTGAIFYIGKGSGNRAWDEHWSRYQNRIWKGCAKHGYTVEIVCDGLDEKHALDLEVMLIQAHGRKNLGAGELANLTDGGEGVSGRVLSEETKRKISDGNKGKIMSLEARIKLAQYCGDRASMWGKKHSPETIAKLSAGKIGNKNPLGHRHSEETKETLKFKARNKPMNPHNTSGYRGVQFKKSNKKWVVLGPRPDGKRGHLGCFVSAEDAARAYDSAVITAWGLGNSPLNFPAEHGLAA